ATTCATTCACGCACTAGAAAGTATTTATAAACCAGTAATCGTGAACCCTGTTTAAACTTATTTGAAATATTGCACCTATATGCGCTGAACACAATCTTATATGCTTAATGAGCTATACTTACATGGTTTTCATGTTCAATTCGAATGGGGATCAAATGATTCGTTGAAACACAATTCTTGAGATTTTTCATTTATGGGATTATTTACTGCTCCAAGCTCGGTTAAGGAAATCTCATTGATTTATCTGCTTTACATATCTGTAGATCCTCAGCTTTTcacaataatattatattgtttCAATTAGCGAGCCATAATGAAATCCATCACATAATTACTACTGAGCACTGCACTTACAATTATTGCTGCGTTAACATTGTATACTGATTCACAATTTAAGGTGGTATGGGGGAAAATTTCAATGGTTGATGCTGAAAGGCGGCTTTTAGCAAATGCACTCAAAGATCCAGATAACCAGCGTTTCGTACTTCTGTCAGACAGGTGGTTATAGAATTTACTCTCTTTGAAGTTCTTAATTTTTCATTTATTGAGGAACTCTGGTAAGCAGTCAGTTATTAATGAAGCAATTTCGTGGAATGCAGCTGTGTGCCACTTTGGGATTTTGATTACGTGTACAACTATCTGATGCACGCAAATACCAGCTTTATAGATTCGTAAGCCTACAATTTCTAAACTCTCCATTATGTAGATTCTTCTCTGCAGCAGCAACTGTTTTGCCCTAGTTTCTAGTTTTTAGTTTTAGGAAATATTCAGTAGTGAACTTTTGAATAAATAGGTGGCTTACCATATAGAACGCTAAAAAATTGAAGGCTAAGACCAATTTCAGCAGAATCTGCTTTTCCTAATAACTCTTTtctcctctctctctctctttttacAAATAGTAATGTAAGATAAATAAACATTCGAAGAAAAAATTAGCGCTTTAGTGAAAACGAGTCCTGCTATACACAACAACGGGGGAATGCTCCCGAAAATTGGATAATTACAATGGAAACTTAATAAATGATATGGAACACTAATGTTCTGAATAAGATCATGCTTTCAAAACTTTACATATATCTCCATGAAGTAcacaatttatatttttttatcgtcctttattaaatatattcattCCGGAGTTTAAGTACCCATCCTGTTTTTTGCAGCTTCGAGGATCCAGGACCACATGGAAATGGCAGGTATTCTAAACACATGTTGCCCGAAGTTGAGAAAAAATACTTTCGGAAGGGAGCCCAGGTGGATTTATATTATTGAAACAGTTCCATAGTTGTCAGATTAACTAAGTGCAGTATGttcaattttaaatataattaatttttgttgtaATATGCATTTGGTGTTGTATAATGCAGTGGTTCACGATGAAGCGGCAGCATGCCATCATAACCATGGCTGACAGTCTCTATTATACAAAATTCAGGGATTACTGCAAGGTGATCTAGCTTATGATTTCTTGCTGGTAgttttcaactgtcttctcCTTTTCCACAGCTTTGAATTTTTTCCTGGACATTTTTAGGTATAATGATCAGATTTTATTTAGATGTCAAACAAACCATTACGTTATTAATTAAGTTCTATCATACACTCTGGAAGATTATCTGGACCCCAATGCGTGCTTAACCTCCCTTCTGTTTTGCTTAACCTCTCTTCTGTTTTAAAATTGGAGGTAAGATGACCTCTGATTGTCAAAGGTAGGATAACTAACTCTTCCAATGGATGTCTCTGTTCCATATTCTAACTGCAAAGTTGATTTAATGATGAATTGATTAATGAGAAAAACCAAGCTGTTTGATTAgtggaatttgaaatgaagCTGTTTGATTTGTGGACTTTGCTTCAGTATTTCAGATGTTTGTTCATGATTAGCCAAACTGGTTGTGCAATCTAAATCCGTGGGTCTTGTAAAATATAGAGGTTAAATCTATTGGATGAGTGAACTCTTGAAAGCATCTTAGGGGTAAGCCCACCCCAATATAGAATAAATGTTAGGTATGCTATGTTACATGGATCCGAATGTTGGGCGGTAAAGCGGATACATGAACAAAATATTAGAGTCGCGGAGATGAGATGTTAAAGTGGATGTGCTTCCATACAATAATGGATATGATAAGAAAATAATGTCAGTAGAGAAAAACTTGTTAAAATGGATGTGCTTTCATACAATAATGGATATGATAATATCAGTAGAGAAAAACTTGGGGTTGCACCTATTGAAGAAAAATTGAGGGAGACACGCCTGAGATGATGTTGACACATGCGAAGGCGACCAATAGAGACTCCGGTTAGGATATGCGAGACCATGACTAGTACCCATAATAATAGACGAAAATGAGACGAAAATGAGACGAAAAAAGACTTGAATTATAATGATTAAACATGATATTCATTATGGCGTAAGAAGATCCATATAGCCGACCTAACTTAGTAGGATAAAGGCTTGTGTGGTGTTGTGGAAACTCCCATAGAAACGTGAGAGCCGTCAAAATGAAATTCAAGTAAAGAGGCATTTTCAAGAGAAGGGTGAAACAATAGGATAGAGTGTGTGGAACTCTTAGCTCCATGATAGGGAATTTTAgctcccaaaaaaaaaaaaaaaactgatagGACCCCAAATGTATATCTCACAAATTATGAATCAAGAGCAGTAGGACACCATTGAATTGCTGAAATATTTTGATTAGAGTTTACTTCTTTATTTCTTGACTAATTTTATTAGGAAATTGAGGTTGCTATGTCATAATACTGAACCACCATGCCTTTGGTAACCTTTCATTGAACAGCCAGGAATTGACGGGCTCAACTGCTATTCCGATGAACACTATTTGCCCACCTTTTTCTACGTGAGTGCTGCCTTGCaccttaatttttttgtttttttaagatGCTTCCTCTGTCCTTTTGACCCTTCTAATTAAAACTGAATTTTTTCCTCGTCTTGTCAGATGTTCGATCCTGCTGGAGTTTCTAATTGGTCGGTAACACATGTTGATTGGTCTGAAATGAAGTGGCATCCGAAATCCTACCGAGCGCAGGACATCACCTATGAGCTGATTCGGAATATTACCGTATGACCACTCCTTTGAACTTTGACATCAGTATtgttcaactctttcatctatCTTCACATTCAGCTTTTATACTCCCTAATCCAAGTTTTCTCGGGCATACTTTCAGACTGTTTGTGGTGATCCTAGTGTTCCAGTATCGATTTTGTTAATAGTGACCTTTTTTCATGAATCATATGCAAAATATTAGCGCTTTTTGGTTAAATCTTGCTTTGTGTCCTTCAAATCTGCGTATATATCGAGCTGCATAGTGCCTATCGTAACTACTTTTGACTTTGAGCTGTATTTTCGCAGTCTATTGTAGACAGTGTACATGCCACCAGTGACAAAAGGGTTGGTTATCTTTCTTTATTATAATTTAAAGTCCGCTACTACATCGCATTCCTGTTGACATATTTCTTTTTGACACGCAGAGAGAAATCCAGATCAGTCCTTGCATGTGGAATGGAAAACAACGACCATGTTATTTATTTGCTCGGAAATTTTTACCAGAAACTCTAGACAATTTGATGAAACTCATCCCAATTACACATACACCTGAGATGGTGAAACCTCAGCATTAATCCTCAGGCTGATGCAAGAGTTGCCTAGTTGTTTAAAGCAAAGATGGATTCGAGTTGGGATGACGACAGCCTGGAACGAAGACGAGATGCAAAAGAAGAATGGCCAGCATTTGCTTCTTCTTTTGGGACGATCCTTTCTTTCTCCAGGAACGGACTTTGGGGACTCTTCCTGGCTATATAAAGGCTAAGATTTGGCAGATTTTGATTGGAATTTCCATTTTCTTGTTTGAGTAAAATTTGGTTCGTACTTGTTTTTTCTTCGTTGTAGTATTATTCCCAGTTTGTAGACTGtatgataatatgatatgaCGAAGGCATTAAACTTTACTCTGTGGCGCTGTAAATATTTTGAGGGCTTAAACTTCATCTGTGAGATAACCGATTGTTTTTGTCTTTACTTAAAGCTCTCAACTTTGGGTTTGGATGTCAATGTGAGACAACTCTCGTTTCCTTTTATTCATTATTCACCAGTTATCCGACTCTTATATGCATCAGATAGAAAGTGGAAAGTGTAGCAGGGGCTAGAAAAATGTTGAGAGGAAGTGGATTGAAGAAAGAGGCTGCCTATAGCATCGTTGAAGTTAAG
The sequence above is a segment of the Primulina tabacum isolate GXHZ01 chromosome 6, ASM2559414v2, whole genome shotgun sequence genome. Coding sequences within it:
- the LOC142548463 gene encoding glycosyltransferase BC10-like isoform X1, which encodes MKDVQILPWPRQHGHLKKPTWIIILVSLVSLFLVCTYVYPPHSSSACYVFSSHGCKALQSWLPPMAARELTDEEIASRVVIRDILNMASNTSTNPKISFLFLTPGALPFEKLWDKFFQGNERRFSIYVHASKDKPVHFSRYFINREIRSDKVVWGKISMVDAERRLLANALKDPDNQRFVLLSDSCVPLWDFDYVYNYLMHANTSFIDSFEDPGPHGNGRYSKHMLPEVEKKYFRKGAQWFTMKRQHAIITMADSLYYTKFRDYCKPGIDGLNCYSDEHYLPTFFYMFDPAGVSNWSVTHVDWSEMKWHPKSYRAQDITYELIRNITSIVDSVHATSDKRREIQISPCMWNGKQRPCYLFARKFLPETLDNLMKLIPITHTPEMVKPQH
- the LOC142548463 gene encoding glycosyltransferase BC10-like isoform X2 → MKDVQILPWPRQHGHLKKPTWIIILVSLVSLFLVCTYVYPPHSSSACYVFSSHGCKALQSWLPPMAARELTDEEIASRVVIRDILNMASNTSTNPKISFLFLTPGALPFEKLWDKFFQGNERRFSIYVHASKDKPVHFSRYFINREIRSDKVVWGKISMVDAERRLLANALKDPDNQRFVLLSDSCVPLWDFDYVYNYLMHANTSFIDSFEDPGPHGNGRYSKHMLPEVEKKYFRKGAQWFTMKRQHAIITMADSLYYTKFRDYCKPGIDGLNCYSDEHYLPTFFYMFDPAGVSNWSVTHVDWSEMKWHPKSYRAQDITYELIRNITV